The Prunus persica cultivar Lovell chromosome G8, Prunus_persica_NCBIv2, whole genome shotgun sequence genome includes a region encoding these proteins:
- the LOC18768465 gene encoding alcohol dehydrogenase, whose translation MQEVVAEMTNGGVDRSIECTGNINAMISAFECVHDGWGVAVLVGVPNKDAVFMTKLINVLNERTLKGTFFGNYKPRTHLPSVVDMYMNKERDVEKFITHRVPFSEINKAFDYMVKGEGLRCIISMEE comes from the exons ATGCAAGAG GTTGTTGCTGAGATGACAAACGGTGGAGTTGATAGGAGCATAGAGTGCACAGGCAATATTAACGCCATGATATCGGCTTTTGAATGTGTTcatgat GGATGGGGTGTAGCTGTGCTTGTTGGAGTTCCGAACAAGGATGCAGTCTTCATGACTAAGCTGATTAATGTGCTGAATGAAAGGACGCTTAAAGGAACATTTTTTGGGAACTACAAACCTAGGACACACCTTCCCTCTGTTGTGGACATGTACATGAACAAG GAACGGGACGTAGAGAAGTTCATAACTCATCGAGTTCCTTTCTCCGAGATCAACAAAGCCTTTGATTACATGGTGAAGGGGGAAGGATTGCGATGCATCATTAGCATGGAAGAGTAG
- the LOC18766308 gene encoding alcohol dehydrogenase: protein MHSRFRTLVHNDHFLKLLKNQKFRFISPELYDTSATAGRVITSKAAVAWEAGKPLVIEKVEVAPPQANEVRVKIKYTSLCHTDVHFWEAKGQTGLFPRIFGHEAAGVVESVGDGVKNLKPGDHVLPVFTGECGDCVHCKSEESNMCDLLRINTDRGVMIGDGKQRFSKNGTPINHFLGTSTFSEYTVIHEGCLAKIDPSAPLDKVCILSCGVATGLGATLKVAKPKKGSSVAVFGLGAVGLAAAEGARISGASRIIGVDLNPKRLEEAKNFGVNEFVNPRDHIKPVQQIIAEMTNGGVDRSIECTGNINSIISAFECVHDGWGVAVLVGVPSPDAIFKTNPFNFLDERTLKGTSFGNYKPRTDLPSVVDMYMNKKLEVEKFITHRVPFSQINKAFDYMLRGEGLRCIISMEE, encoded by the exons ATGCATTCGAGGTTTAGAACTTTGGTGCACAATGACCATTTCTTAAAGCTcctaaaaaaccaaaaatttcgCTTCATCAGCCCCGAACTCTACGACACTTCGGCTACCGCTGGCCGTGTGATCACCAGCAAAG cGGCGGTCGCATGGGAAGCAGGAAAGCCATTGGTGATAGAGAAGGTAGAGGTTGCTCCACCCCAGGCTAATGAAGTGAgggtcaaaatcaaatatacctcacttTGTCACACTGATGTCCACTTCTGGGAAGCCAAG GGCCAGACTGGTCTCTTCCCCCGAATATTCGGTCATGAAGCAGCTGG AGTCGTTGAGAGTGTTGGGGACGGCGTTAAAAACCTCAAGCCTGGGGATCATGTACTTCCAGTTTTCACAGGGGAGTGTGGGGATTGCGTGCATTGCAAGTCTGAGGAAAGCAATATGTGTGACCTGCTGAGAATCAATACAGATAGAGGAGTTATGATTGGTGATGGGAAACAAAGGTTTTCCAAGAATGGGACTCCTATTAATCACTTTCTTGGCACATCTACCTTCAGTGAATATACAGTCATCCATGAAGGCTGCCTTGCCAAGATCGATCCGTCAGCACCGCTAGACAAAGTCTGCATCCTCAGTTGTGGTGTCGCAACAG GATTAGGTGCTACTCTGAAAGTGGCAAAACCAAAGAAGGGATCTTCAGTTGCTGTCTTTGGACTTGGGGCTGTTGGCCTGGCA GCTGCTGAAGGTGCAAGAATTTCTGGGGCATCAAGGATTATTGGGGTTGACTTGAATCCCAAGAGGCTTGAGGAAG CCAAGAACTTTGGAGTAAATGAGTTCGTGAACCCAAGGGACCATATCAAGCCAGTGCAACAG ATTATTGCTGAGATGACCAACGGTGGAGTCGACAGAAGCATAGAGTGCACCGGCAACATTAATTCGATTATCTCCGCTTTTGAATGTGTTCATGAT GGTTGGGGTGTGGCCGTTCTTGTAGGAGTGCCAAGCCCAGATGCAATCTTCAAGACTAACCCCTTCAATTTCCTTGATGAAAGAACCCTTAAGGGAACCTCTTTCGGGAACTACAAACCTCGGACTGACCTTCCCTCTGTTGTGGACATGTATATGAACAAA AAACTTGAAGTAGAGAAGTTTATAACTCATCGAGTTCCTTTCTCACAGATCAACAAAGCCTTTGACTACATGTTGAGGGGGGAAGGCTTGCGGTGCATCATTAGCATGGAAGAGTAG